One Oncorhynchus mykiss isolate Arlee chromosome 9, USDA_OmykA_1.1, whole genome shotgun sequence genomic window, gagatccttgatgaaaacctgctccagagcactcaggacctcagactggggcaaaggttcaccttccaacaggacaacgaccctaagcacacagccaagacaacgcaggagtagcttcgggacaagtctcaatggccttgagtgacccagccagagcccggacttgaacctgatcaaacaactctggagagacctcaaaatagctgtgcagcaatactccccatccaacctgacacagcttgagaggatctgcagagtagaatgggagaaactccccaaatatttttttatttttttatttcacctttatttaaccaggtaggcaagttgagaacaagttctcatttacaattgtgacctggcatataggtgtgccaagcttgtagcattatatccagaagactcaaggctgtaatcgctgccaaaggtgcttcaacaaagtactgagtaaagggtctgaatacttacactacTGTCAAGTTTCagaacacatactcattcaagggtttttcttcatttttactattttctacattgtagaataatagtgaagacatcaaaacaatgaaacaaaatatcataaccgccatcgataagagacaatactgtgcagctgtattcatcgacctggtcaaggctttcgactctgtcaatcaccacattctaaccggcagactcaacagccttggtttctcaaaatgactgcctcgcctgtttcaccaactacttctcagatattcgtcgccaaacccactggctccaggttatctataagtctttgctaggtaaagccccaccttatctcagctcactggtcaccatagcagcacccacccgtggcacgcgctccagcaggtatatttcactggtcacccccaaagccaattcttcctttggccacctttccttccagttctctgctgccaatggctgGGACGAACtgcaaaagtcactgaagctggagactcatatctcctgcactaactttaagcaccaggtgtcagagaagctcacagatcactgcacctgtacatagcccatctgtaaatagcccatccaaccacctcatccccatactgttatttattttgctcctttgcaccccagtatctctacttgcacactcatcttctgcacatctatcacttcagtgtttaattgctatattgtaattatttcaccactgtggcctatttattgccttacctcatttatcctacctcatttgcacacactgcatacagACTATTTCTAtcttattattgactgtatgtttgtgtattccatgtgtaactcttgtgttgtttgtgttgcactgctttgctttatcttggccaggtcacagttgtaaatgagaacttgttctcaactggcctacctggtgaaattctcttttatttttatgtaacccaaagtgttaaatcaaaatagattttatatttcagattcttcaaataaccacccttcgccttgatgacagctttgcatactcttgacattctctcaaccagcttcatgaggtagtcacctggaatgcatttcaattaacaagtgtgccttgttaaaagttaattttcgGAATTCCTTCCCCTCTTaacgcatttgagccaatcatttgtgttgtgacaaggtaggggggtatacagaagatatacccatttggtaaaagaccaagtccatattattgcaagaagagctcaaataagcaaagagaaacgacagtccatcattactttaagacatgaaggtcagtcaacacggaacatttcaagaacctttAAAGTTTCTGCAAGTGcggtcacaaaaaccatcaagctctatgatgaaactggctctcatgaggaccgccaaagaaatggaagacccagagttacctctgctgcagaggataagttcattagagttaaccgcctcagaaattgcagccccaaaaaattcaacttcaactgttcagaggagactgcgtgaatcaggccttcattgtcgaattgctgcaaagaaaccactactaaaggacaccaataataagagacttcggccaagaaacatgagcaatggacattagaccggtggacattagtcctttggtctggagtccaaattggagatttttggttccaaccactgtctttgtgagacgtggtgtgggtgaacggatgatctctgcatgtatatttcccactgtaaagcatggaggtggtggtgttatggtgtgtaggtgctttgctggtgacactgtctgtgatttattttgaatttaaggcacacttaaccagcatggctaccacagtattctacAGCGATatgcaatcccatctggtttgggcgtagtgggattatcatttgtttttcaacaggacaatgatgcaacacacctccaggctgtgtaagggttattttaccaagaaggagagtgatggagtgctgcatcagatgacctggcctccacaatcccccaaccaaattgagatggtttgggatgagtcggaccacagagtgaaggaaaagcagccaaaaagtgctcagcatatgtggaaactccttcaagactgttggaaaagcattccaggtaaagctggttgagagaatgtcaagcgtGTACAAACctgacatcaaggcaaagtgttgctatttgaagaatctcaactatattttgatttgtttaacacttccttggttaccacatgattacaattgttatttcatagttttgatgtcttcactattattattgtagaaatagtacaaataaagaaaaacccttgaatgagtcagtgttctaaaacttttgacaggtagtgCATGTGAATTtaatagttttttatttttaataactagcaaaaatgtctaaacctgtttttgtttagtcattatgaggtattgtgtgtatttagaataaggctgtaacggtctgaatattttttgaatgcactgtatattaattaggcttgccataaatACATATGCAACCTTTTAGTTAAAATACTTttcattaatttgtaaacatttatataaaaaagtgTGTAGATCGGTTACCCCCTATAAaattcaatcccactttgtaacgcaacaaaacGCGAACAAACAATACAAGGGGGTGCATACTTATGATAGGCACTATATTTCCGACAAACTACATATTTCTGATAAGAATACTTTTGTTTCACAAAATCTTAAATGTTGTGTAcatactgaacacaaccccaatGCCTGTCTGTTACCCTTTCTCTCACCTGTCAGGCGGTATGCGAGTGTGTTCCCCCGGCACTCTTCGATGCCATCACTTGGCTGGGCTACTGTAACAGCACCATGAACCCCATTATCTACCCGCTGTTCATGCGTGACTTCAAACGGGCCCTGGGACGACTGCTGCCCTGCTGCTCTACCCGCTCGCCCCACAGACCCTCGCCGGAGCTCTCCCTCTGCAACTCTGGTGAGCCCAACCTGCCCACAGAGCCCCCTTCCCTGGCTTCCGATCCCCGACAGCCCCCCGCCACTGCCACAGACGCCGTCAACTTGTATGATGCAGAGCATGCTGGGATTGAGCTGCCCTTGCTGCTGCCTAATCAGGTGGACACGCTGGACTGAAGGGGGCGATGGAGAAGAGAGCATGAACAGATGCTGTGTTACATACTAAAATATGACCACCATACATTGGAGGAAGGTGTGTCTTGTTGGGGTTGGTAGCAAGATGTAAAAATGATCTAGAAGGTGTAATTTAGCATACAGGGCAGGAGTGGATGAGGAAGAGCTAGGCACTGAAAATCACTGGGCGACGTCACTGTGATAACCATAATTCCCAACAGATGGAATAATCGACCGGAGGAATTTAGGAATATAGTTAGAATTCATTCATGCTGCATtgtctttatatccataaaagtgGGGGATGTCTATAATTAAATGTGTTGTaattaaatgtttttaatttacATCCTGCCTACATAAAACTGACAATACTTTGACACACTATACATTATGCAACAGATTAACTTGTAAATGAAATGATTGACAAAACTTAGACTGCCATAGTTAAataaaagaaaaaaatattttacgtTTGTGGTACAGATGCCTTAGGTGAGTGTTCTGGCACCCGAGTGTGCTGTTAAGGTAAAGGAGGTCTTTCCACACACGATTGGGATGTTGTTGATAATTCAAGTTGAGAAGAGGCAGACAAACTGCAGTGAGGCAGTTGGTCCTGTAACCTCCTATGTCCGCCTGTTTGGTCCTATGTGTTTGTGCTCGGGAGTCCAGCGTGTGTCCTCCCAACTCCAGGACGTGTGTTCAGTGTCAGACTCTgtcccctccactccctcctcccaTATCTCCTCCAGCTCTTTTCCCCATCCATcaaactctagatgggaaggtgCACCGTTGTCCTCATGGGTGGCATTCCCCTCAGAACTCTGTTGCAGGTTGCCCTCAAGAATGTTTTCAGTTGAAACAACATCGATCTCGTTTAGCGAGTCCAACAGATCTGATATGTCGGGGATGTCCCAACCGTCTCCCATATCCTCTTTTTCCTCCAGCTGCCCTCCCTCACCCATGCAAGTCTCACCTGCTCCAGCCGAAGAACcaaccagtttttgcttttcAGCCATGTCCCCTTGTATTGATTGGATCATGGCTATGTCCAGTTTTCTCTCGGTCATAGTGAGTGGTTGAAGCGGTCCACCCCCAGCTCCTGGAACTTCTCTGGTGGGCACGCCCACTGCTACGAGGATGGTATCCATCTGACGCATGTAGTCCAAGTGACCTTTCACctaaaagaagggggggggggggggttaaaatcaTTTGAATATGTGCAAAGAAGGAAAAGTGGGCTTTGTGGACACATTTTCACCCTTTTACAGATGGAAATTAAAAACGTACCATGGACTTGTTTTAATAACTGGAAATTACGTCACATTGTGGTAACTGAAGTTTTGCCATGAATAGGCCACTTTATAACCCGCAAACAACTATGTAAAACATAATGCTGTAGAGTTCCATCATTTCCATTCAAACAGTAGGGCCAAGGACAATACCAGTGTCGCAATATTTTttcatggcaaaaatgaaaacacgaagcagaccaaAATCTCTGGTCCtctaaacctgctgtatgtaaaatattgtgtgctatagcttgtaaaataaatacatgtgataaTGATTTAATGATGCTTCGTGTTCTGTTTCCTTGACACGACACTGGTATCATCCCGACCTTATTCAACACATGTCAAGGTTGTAATGCTCTCCAAGTTGTCCTTTGTGcattgcctagttaagtaaaggttacatttaaaatacaatttaaatctACCATGATGATTTTCTGTCAAAGGTTGTCTT contains:
- the htr6 gene encoding 5-hydroxytryptamine receptor 6, with translation MNPIIYPLFMRDFKRALGRLLPCCSTRSPHRPSPELSLCNSGEPNLPTEPPSLASDPRQPPATATDAVNLYDAEHAGIELPLLLPNQVDTLD